In Biomphalaria glabrata chromosome 8, xgBioGlab47.1, whole genome shotgun sequence, the genomic window CAGAGAGCCTTAAGGTAGTCTACATTGGAGCGGTAAGGTCGAGGATGGAGTACTCGTCTCTTGCACAGGTCTATGCCTCACAAACGTCTCTTGCGGGGCTGGACTCAGTGCAGAACCAAGCAATTAGACTCATTTGTGGTGCATTTCGTACGACGCCAACTGCGGCATGTCAAATGACAAATGACAAATGACAAATGGCAAATCTCCCACCACTGAGATTACGAAGGGAGCGAGCCGTTATGATCGCTTATGAAAAATTCAAACGGCTAGAAGAGGGCTGCCCAGTCAGGAGTCTGGTCAACAAATGGCAGGCCGGAAATCGGCTGAAGCGGAACTCTTTCATGCACTCGGTGCGGGAATTGTCCAAAGAAGTCGATTTACCCCAGAACAGAGTAGCTCTCGCTCTGCATGGGGCTTCTTCTCCGGCGAATGCTCCTGGAGTCCCAGAGGCGAGGAAATCGCTGATTGACCCAGAAGTTAACAAGAAATGCACAAAAACTGTCCTACGAAACACTGCCAGGAAAACTGTCGCCCAGTACCCAGCTGACTACATTAAAGTGTACACAGATGGTTCCACGAGAGAGAACCTCGGACAAAAAACCTCTGGGTATGGTGTAGTGGTTCAATTCCCTGGCACGATTGAGAACGATGAGATTCTAGGTGCGTGTTCTGGCAGGAGCAATTACGTAGCTGAAATGGTTGCAATTCAAAATGCAGTAGAGTACATTGAAGAACGACATAACGAGAAAACAGCACAACCCAGTCCTATTGTACTGTTTACAGACTCTCTGTCGAGCCTACAAGCCATTGAAAGCCCTGCAGATACGCTCCCGGAACCACTGGCAAAAACACTGGCGTGCGTAGGACGCCTCCAAGAAGAACACAAAATTCGGACGACATTCCAATACGTACCTGGACACGTGGATGTGGAGGGTAATGTGAAAGCTGACTTATTAGCCAAGCTCGGCACAAAACTGGACCCTGTGGACGAGCCACAGACTTTTGAGCAGGCGCGTACGATAGGGGACGAATGGGCAAGAAATAAATGGAGCAAAAGCTGGGAAAACGGTAATACGGGAAGGGAAGTCTGGCAAAACTTAAAAGGGCCCTCAAAATCGGACGAATGGTGGCAGCTAAATAGGGAAGAACAGGTAACAATCGCTAGGTACCGAACGGGACACTGTCCAATCTGTGCCTATTTTGCTAAATTTAAGCCAAACTTCGACTCACGCTGCAGGCATTGTCAGGACGACGTCGAAACAGTTAACCACATCCTTTACGAGTGCGCAAAACTACACCCTAAACAAGGCCATTTGAGTGAAACAAAAGCTGGTTTGCATGAGGAGCTGGCTCTGTACGGagacagagaagctttgagaagGACTGCCGCTTTCCTTGTCCGTGTTATCAGAGAATAGAGTTCTCAACACGGTGCCCTAGTGCGATGAGACTTACACGGTAGTGATTATGATTGGGATTTTCTAACAAATATACTTTTTTCAGCCAATTTCTTTTCAGAATTTTACTACCTTACTTAAATATGATATTTGATCTATCATGTTTTATTTCTTCCAGCATGTCTTGCTATTCTACATTGTTTACTTGAACCTCTATTATTATTCTACGTTTACCTAATTCTTTCATTGTCAATATTTGAACTGGTGGTGaatgttataaatattatatgctGTATCTGTTGTcgtacatgtgcttgtaactcgtctaTAAAAATGTATTCTCGAAATGTATTAAACACACTTAGCGGACATGGTTTTCGAGTGTTAtaattatgttcataacaatgTCATGTCTAGAGATTGAGCTCTTGCAGTGCGTTACTTCTAGCCGGTGTTGTCGTTTCCGAGTTTTGGGTCTCGGTCGACGTAGTCGCACATTCGCAACACTTTCTCTCATTAATAAACTTGGTCCCTTGTGCCGCTTTTCATTTATGTAACAtgtgtcattcatttgtttcatCACCTAGCTTCATTTATATTTGAACATGTGCTTTCTTAAATCaatctgtaaaatgttttcaaatgttttatgaTTTGTTTTATGATTTATATTTTCCTTCGGAAACGGCAACACAAGCTACTGattgtctgtgtcggctctatggAAATTGAGTTGGGAGGGGTGCTAAATCTTGTGAAGTTGCGTGCTTGTTAGCACATAAAATAGAAAGTTCTTCAACATAGATATGTATTTAGTACTGGCGGCATCAACAAAcgaaataagaatttaaaaaaacatcagcATCGTGAAATTAATTGCATTTGCTGGATATTTTGATGATCTCAGTGGGAGTTTTGGATTAGCAATAGATTCCGAAGGATACGCACTATCTGTAAGAGGACAAACAACATCAGTGTGGACGTATGCTGGAAATCCAAATAGGGCAAATAGTTCCTTGAGACATTTAACGACTGTAGATATAGAGACATATGCAAATGCAAATGGGAATCTAGAGACTTCATCTATTAATTTCTTGAAACAGAAGGGAGGTCCCTTGAAATCCATACTAATTCTCTCAAAAGGTTGAGCCGCTTGAATCAGCTCTCCGGTCGGCTGTCGAAAAAAACGGGGCTTCAGCTCTACACGAGTAAAACCCGGACTAGTATGCAGCAATTTAAGGTCATTGCGAGTGATGGCAGATACAAAGTTTCTAGTAAATGTATCAGCTACAGTGTTCTGCTTGCCAGGGCTATAGATGACGTCATAGTGGAAACACGATAGTAATTTCCAcctaaggatttttttttcatttttaatttt contains:
- the LOC106055495 gene encoding uncharacterized protein LOC106055495, coding for MANLPPLRLRRERAVMIAYEKFKRLEEGCPVRSLVNKWQAGNRLKRNSFMHSVRELSKEVDLPQNRVALALHGASSPANAPGVPEARKSLIDPEVNKKCTKTVLRNTARKTVAQYPADYIKVYTDGSTRENLGQKTSGYGVVVQFPGTIENDEILGACSGRSNYVAEMVAIQNAVEYIEERHNEKTAQPSPIVLFTDSLSSLQAIESPADTLPEPLAKTLACVGRLQEEHKIRTTFQYVPGHVDVEGNVKADLLAKLGTKLDPVDEPQTFEQARTIGDEWARNKWSKSWENGNTGREVWQNLKGPSKSDEWWQLNREEQVTIARYRTGHCPICAYFAKFKPNFDSRCRHCQDDVETVNHILYECAKLHPKQGHLSETKAGLHEELALYGDREALRRTAAFLVRVIRE